A window from Pseudomonas sp. MRSN 12121 encodes these proteins:
- a CDS encoding L-rhamnonate dehydratase: protein MKIKAIRTRVFEWKGKVVPPQAHFCTNASDILFERGDAMGSFRFHGWLVVEVETDNGLVGLGNCALAPRVAKEIIDTYLAPIAIGEDPFDNEYIWQKMYRQSHAWGRKGIGMAAISAIDIAIWDIMGKAVNKPVFKLLGGRTKEKIWTYASKLYANDNLDLFLEEAQGYLNQGFNALKMRFGYGPKDGPAGMRRNIEQVRALRELAGPDVDIMLECYMGWTLEYARRMLPRLAEFEPRWLEEPVIADDIEGYVELKKMGIMPISGGEHEFTSYGFKDLLERRAVDVIQYDTNRVGGITAARKINAMAEAWSVPVIPHAGQMHNYHLTMSSTASPMAEFFPVFDVEVGNELFYYVFKGEPQPVNGYIQLDDHQPGLGLELSSEYLSEFNIIE, encoded by the coding sequence ATGAAAATCAAAGCGATCCGTACCCGCGTCTTCGAGTGGAAAGGCAAAGTCGTGCCACCCCAGGCGCACTTCTGCACCAATGCCAGCGACATCCTGTTCGAGCGTGGCGATGCCATGGGCTCGTTCCGTTTCCACGGCTGGCTGGTGGTGGAGGTCGAGACCGACAACGGCCTGGTGGGTCTCGGCAACTGCGCCTTGGCGCCACGGGTGGCCAAGGAGATCATCGACACCTACCTGGCCCCGATCGCCATCGGCGAAGACCCGTTCGACAACGAATACATCTGGCAGAAGATGTACCGCCAGAGCCACGCCTGGGGCCGCAAGGGCATCGGCATGGCGGCGATCTCGGCGATCGACATCGCCATCTGGGACATCATGGGCAAGGCGGTGAACAAGCCGGTGTTCAAGCTGCTGGGCGGGCGCACCAAGGAGAAGATCTGGACCTATGCCTCCAAGCTCTACGCCAACGACAACCTCGACCTGTTTCTCGAGGAGGCCCAGGGTTACCTCAACCAGGGGTTCAACGCGCTGAAGATGCGCTTCGGCTACGGCCCGAAAGACGGCCCGGCGGGCATGCGCCGCAACATCGAGCAGGTGCGCGCGCTGCGCGAACTGGCCGGCCCGGATGTCGACATCATGCTCGAGTGCTACATGGGCTGGACCCTGGAATATGCACGGCGCATGTTGCCCAGGCTGGCCGAGTTCGAGCCGCGCTGGCTGGAAGAACCGGTGATCGCCGACGACATCGAGGGATACGTCGAGCTGAAGAAGATGGGGATCATGCCGATCTCCGGCGGCGAGCATGAGTTCACCTCCTATGGCTTCAAGGACCTGCTGGAACGTCGCGCCGTCGACGTGATCCAGTACGACACCAACCGCGTCGGCGGTATCACCGCGGCGCGCAAGATCAACGCCATGGCCGAGGCCTGGTCGGTGCCGGTGATCCCCCACGCCGGGCAGATGCACAACTACCACCTGACGATGTCCAGCACCGCTTCGCCGATGGCCGAGTTCTTCCCGGTGTTCGACGTCGAGGTCGGCAACGAGCTGTTCTATTACGTGTTCAAGGGCGAGCCGCAACCGGTCAATGGTTATATCCAGCTCGACGATCACCAGCCGGGCCTGGGCCTGGAACTCTCCAGCGAGTACCTGAGCGAATTCAACATCATCGAATGA
- the araD1 gene encoding AraD1 family protein encodes MRLIQFENAQGQRQVGIVDGDRVQVVRDSRSTRELALAAIRCQHSLRDEIGRRGSEPGPDYAALLRNGQVLPPLDHEDPAHCLISGTGLTHLGSASTRDKMHQQPNQAEAEAGMTDTMRIFKWGLEGGKPAAGQVGAQPEWFYKGDGSIVVRPGADFPVPPFAEDAGEEPELTGLYVIGDDGQPYRLGYALGNEFSDHVMERRNYLYLAHSKLRFCAYGPELRVGELPRNLVGRSRILRDGQILWEKEFLSGEDNMCHSLANLEFHHFKYAQFLRPGDVHVHYFGTATLSFADGVKAHPGDRFQISLDAFGAPLENGIGESPRPLDIGQVRAL; translated from the coding sequence ATGCGCCTGATTCAATTTGAAAATGCCCAGGGGCAACGCCAGGTCGGTATCGTCGATGGCGACCGGGTCCAGGTGGTGCGCGACAGCCGCAGCACCCGCGAACTGGCCCTGGCGGCGATCCGCTGCCAGCACAGCCTGCGCGATGAAATCGGCCGTCGTGGCAGCGAGCCCGGCCCGGACTATGCCGCGCTGCTGCGCAACGGCCAGGTGCTGCCGCCGCTGGACCACGAAGACCCGGCGCATTGCCTGATCAGCGGCACCGGCCTGACCCACCTGGGCAGTGCCTCGACCCGGGACAAGATGCACCAGCAGCCGAATCAGGCCGAGGCCGAAGCCGGCATGACCGACACCATGCGCATCTTCAAGTGGGGCCTGGAGGGCGGCAAGCCGGCGGCGGGGCAGGTCGGCGCCCAGCCGGAATGGTTCTACAAGGGCGACGGCAGCATCGTCGTGCGTCCGGGTGCCGACTTCCCGGTGCCACCGTTCGCCGAAGACGCCGGCGAGGAGCCGGAGCTGACCGGGTTGTATGTGATCGGTGACGACGGCCAGCCGTACCGCCTCGGTTATGCCCTGGGCAACGAGTTCTCCGACCATGTGATGGAACGGCGCAATTACCTGTACCTGGCGCATTCCAAGTTGCGCTTCTGCGCCTACGGCCCAGAACTGCGGGTCGGCGAGCTGCCGCGCAACCTGGTGGGCCGCAGCCGCATCCTGCGCGACGGCCAGATCCTCTGGGAGAAGGAGTTCCTCAGTGGCGAGGACAACATGTGCCACAGCCTGGCCAACCTTGAGTTCCACCACTTCAAGTACGCGCAGTTCCTGCGTCCGGGGGACGTGCATGTGCACTACTTCGGCACTGCCACCCTGTCCTTCGCCGACGGGGTGAAAGCCCATCCCGGCGATCGCTTCCAGATCAGCCTCGACGCCTTCGGCGCGCCCCTGGAGAACGGCATCGGCGAGAGCCCCCGGCCGCTGGACATCGGCCAGGTGCGCGCGCTTTGA
- a CDS encoding aldehyde dehydrogenase (NADP(+)), which produces MTTILGHNYIGDRRSAEGSERLYSLDASSGQALPGTFFQATEAEVAAAANAAAAAYPHYRNVSARRRASFLEAIADELDALGEDFIVTVCRETALPAARIQGERARTSGQLRLFAQLLRRGDFYGARIDRALPQRQPLPRPDLRQYRIGLGPVAVFGASNFPLAFSTAGGDTASALAAGCPVVFKAHSGHMATAEWVADAILRAVERSGMPAGVFNMIYGGGVGEWLVRHPAIQAVGFTGSLKGGNALGRMAASRPQPIPVFAEMSSINPVILLPEALKVRGEQIAAELSGSVTLGCGQFCTNPGLIIGQRSPEFSAFLQQFRAQMSRQGPQTMLNTGTLHSYQRGLAELHAHPQVHHLAGEPQQGDQAQPQVFQANVGLLLAGDPLLQEEVFGPATLVIEVEDQAQLRAAVQALRGQLTATLIGEAQELLEYRWLGELLQEKVGRILLNGYPTGVEVCDAMVHGGPYPATSDARGTSVGTLAIERFLRPVCFQNYPDALLPEALQNANPLGIRRLVDGEFGEQGW; this is translated from the coding sequence ATGACCACGATATTGGGACACAACTACATCGGTGACCGGCGCAGCGCCGAGGGCAGCGAACGGCTGTACAGCCTGGACGCCAGCAGCGGGCAGGCGCTGCCCGGCACTTTCTTCCAGGCCACCGAAGCCGAAGTGGCCGCGGCCGCCAACGCCGCGGCCGCGGCCTATCCGCACTACCGCAATGTCAGCGCCCGGCGGCGGGCGTCCTTCCTCGAGGCGATCGCCGACGAGCTGGATGCCCTGGGCGAGGATTTCATCGTCACCGTGTGCCGCGAAACCGCGCTGCCGGCCGCGCGCATCCAGGGCGAGCGCGCCCGCACCAGCGGCCAGTTGCGGCTGTTCGCCCAGCTACTGCGCCGCGGCGACTTTTATGGCGCGCGGATCGACCGCGCCTTGCCGCAGCGCCAGCCACTGCCACGCCCGGACCTGCGCCAGTACCGCATCGGCCTGGGGCCGGTGGCGGTGTTCGGCGCGAGCAATTTCCCGCTGGCGTTCTCCACCGCGGGCGGCGATACCGCGTCGGCCCTGGCCGCCGGTTGCCCGGTGGTGTTCAAGGCCCACAGCGGGCACATGGCGACCGCCGAATGGGTGGCGGATGCGATCCTGCGCGCGGTCGAGCGCAGCGGCATGCCGGCGGGGGTCTTCAACATGATCTATGGCGGCGGGGTCGGCGAATGGCTGGTCCGGCACCCGGCGATCCAGGCCGTGGGTTTCACCGGCTCGCTCAAGGGCGGCAATGCCCTGGGCCGGATGGCGGCGAGCCGGCCACAGCCGATCCCGGTCTTCGCCGAAATGTCGAGCATCAATCCGGTCATCCTGCTGCCCGAGGCGCTCAAGGTGCGCGGCGAGCAGATTGCCGCCGAACTCAGCGGTTCGGTGACCCTGGGCTGCGGTCAGTTCTGTACCAATCCGGGCCTGATCATCGGCCAGCGCTCGCCCGAATTCAGCGCCTTCCTCCAGCAATTCCGCGCGCAGATGAGCCGGCAAGGGCCGCAGACCATGCTCAACACCGGCACGCTGCACAGCTACCAGCGGGGCCTGGCCGAGCTGCACGCGCATCCGCAGGTGCACCACCTGGCCGGCGAGCCCCAGCAGGGCGACCAGGCGCAGCCGCAGGTGTTCCAGGCCAATGTGGGCCTGCTGCTGGCCGGCGATCCGTTGCTGCAGGAAGAAGTGTTCGGCCCGGCCACCCTGGTGATCGAAGTCGAGGACCAGGCCCAGCTCCGGGCGGCCGTGCAAGCCTTGCGCGGGCAACTGACCGCGACCCTGATTGGCGAGGCGCAGGAGCTGCTGGAGTACCGCTGGCTGGGCGAACTGTTGCAGGAGAAGGTCGGCCGCATCCTGCTCAATGGGTATCCGACCGGGGTCGAGGTGTGCGACGCCATGGTGCACGGCGGGCCGTATCCGGCGACCTCCGATGCGCGGGGCACCTCGGTGGGCACCCTGGCCATCGAGCGTTTCCTGCGGCCGGTGTGTTTCCAGAACTACCCGGACGCCTTGTTGCCCGAAGCCTTGCAGAACGCCAACCCACTGGGCATTCGCCGGCTGGTGGACGGTGAATTCGGCGAGCAGGGCTGGTAG
- a CDS encoding autotransporter domain-containing protein, with protein MTRHNFSPTGIAIAVALALSSLSPAALAATTWTGDAHYFVNDKDGNPTIRVNDTNAWEKSGNWSNGAPSSTDVVNIDRPYYGRHDVAQLDSARTVGSLNIGTLANGLGQLNVGGGGKLTVGDAFTLGTGQNTTGKATFNDGATLTTGGPLIVGNGGDGTLNLKNGSTGRSQGDTLIGAQRTGTGKLIVDNSTLTSDKNLVVGGAGNGSLEIKNGGKVQSQDSIIANDLGSHGNTTVDGAGSLWKTLGDMIVGLGGDGALKLTNSAKVETDGNTLLGSKKGSTGSVSVDNSTLTTGKLLIVGGAGDATLEIKNRGQVTSHDSIIANDLGSNGDVNIDGPDSLWKTLGDMFVGYGGDGSLKLTNGAKVETGGHTVLGSKKGSTGSVSVDNSTLSTGKLLVVGDAGNGTLEIKNGGKVTSHDSIIANDLGSNGDVSIDGPDSLWKTLGDMFVGYGGDGSLKLTNGAKVETGGHTVLGKHKGANGTLSVDDSTLTTGKLLVVGDAGNGTLEIKNGGKVTSHDSIIANDLTSHGDVSIDGPDSLWKTLGDMFVGYGGDGSLTLTNGAGVETGGSTVLGTLKNANGTLSVDDSTLSTGKLLIVGGAGNGSMEIKNGGKVSSHDSIVANDQDSQGDVSVDGTGSLWKTLGDLFVGYGGDGSLKLTNGAKVETGGNTVLGALKKSKGTLSVDNSTLSTDKLLVVGAAGDGTLEIKNGGKVTSHDSIIANDQGSSGSASVSGAGSLWQVLGGMTLGQGGTASLLLTDQGTLNIGDGKGTLRIAEDTQSSGTLYVGSDSDNAADAKTAGHLQAQRIIFGKGQGLVQFNHSDRDYQFDAGFEGKGTVNHIAGQTQFNGDSSQFTGRLNLKGGDLLLNNKLAGEIHVEQNANLYIGAHNGTAGEVLSDIDNNGRVAFDRSNQYQYDHVISGTGSVEQLGTGTTVLTGENTYTGGTRISNGTLQLGAGEHGGDTGSILGDVQIDAPGSLVFNRANGYRFDGRLSGTGSLYKRGTGRTELTADSSTFTGKTQVESGILAVNGKLGGTLDVYDSATLAGNGQVGDVTLHRGATIAPGNSIGTLTVAGDLNQHSGSTFQAELLSTGANDRLIVKGQANLEDGSIIDAHKLDNARYQLDRRYWVLSADQGLNGRYQLTGDTEVSTFYNLVDNYDSHNAYLDVQQTRLFQEAAYTPNQYATATAAQSLKGAAVPALTPPVHNKLFEAIAYLPDDEQARDAFDQLSGEFHASARTALIQDSRLVRDAANSRLRASASSQEAKAADNGPSTWITTLGNWSQIKGDTNASRLRSDTKGLLAGVDTAVGDDSRLGVMAGYSRSELKTSSRDSSSDNDNIHLGLYGGTALGSIDVRGGMAYTWSRIDAKRSVNFAGYGDHLKSSYDANTLQAFGELGRRFQLSPAVQLEPFANLAYVQVKSDGFKERGGPAALRAKRGSDEQTSTTLGLRASADKQLENGKQLTVFASAGWKHALDSDTPSNTYRFDGSDAFRVEGVALSRNSAVIEAGVQARITRELSLGAGYSGQIGDGTKQHGVLLNASYRF; from the coding sequence ATGACACGACATAACTTCAGCCCTACCGGTATCGCCATCGCCGTCGCCCTGGCATTGAGTTCCCTCAGCCCGGCCGCGTTGGCCGCCACGACGTGGACCGGCGACGCCCATTACTTTGTAAATGACAAGGATGGCAACCCCACCATTCGGGTCAACGACACCAACGCCTGGGAAAAAAGTGGCAACTGGAGCAATGGCGCGCCCTCCAGCACCGATGTAGTCAACATCGACCGCCCGTACTACGGCCGCCACGACGTCGCCCAGCTGGACAGTGCGCGCACGGTGGGTTCCTTGAACATCGGCACCCTGGCCAATGGCCTGGGACAACTGAATGTCGGCGGTGGCGGCAAGCTGACCGTAGGTGATGCCTTCACCCTGGGAACCGGGCAGAACACCACGGGCAAGGCCACCTTCAACGACGGCGCGACCCTGACTACCGGCGGCCCGTTGATCGTCGGCAACGGCGGCGACGGCACCCTGAACCTGAAGAACGGCTCCACTGGCCGCTCCCAGGGCGACACCCTGATCGGCGCCCAGCGCACCGGGACCGGCAAGCTCATCGTCGACAATTCGACACTGACCAGCGACAAGAACCTGGTGGTCGGCGGTGCCGGCAATGGCTCCCTGGAGATCAAGAATGGCGGCAAGGTCCAAAGCCAGGACAGCATCATCGCCAATGACCTGGGCAGTCATGGCAATACCACGGTCGATGGCGCCGGCAGCCTCTGGAAGACCCTCGGCGACATGATCGTGGGCCTCGGCGGGGATGGCGCGCTGAAACTCACCAATAGCGCCAAGGTCGAGACGGACGGCAACACCCTCCTCGGCTCGAAAAAAGGCTCGACAGGTTCCGTCAGCGTCGACAACAGCACCCTGACCACCGGCAAACTGCTGATCGTCGGCGGCGCCGGCGACGCAACCCTGGAGATCAAGAATCGCGGCCAGGTCACCAGCCATGACAGCATCATCGCCAACGACCTGGGCAGCAACGGCGACGTCAACATCGACGGTCCCGACAGCCTGTGGAAGACCCTCGGCGATATGTTCGTGGGCTATGGCGGCGACGGCTCGCTGAAACTGACCAATGGCGCCAAGGTCGAGACCGGTGGCCACACCGTGCTCGGCTCGAAAAAAGGCTCGACAGGTTCCGTCAGTGTCGACAACAGCACCCTGTCCACCGGCAAGTTGCTGGTCGTCGGCGATGCCGGCAACGGCACCCTGGAGATCAAGAATGGCGGCAAGGTCACCAGTCACGACAGCATCATCGCCAACGACCTGGGCAGCAACGGCGACGTCAGCATCGACGGTCCCGACAGCCTGTGGAAGACCCTCGGCGATATGTTCGTGGGCTATGGCGGCGACGGCTCGCTGAAGCTGACCAATGGCGCCAAGGTAGAGACCGGCGGCCACACCGTGCTCGGCAAGCACAAAGGCGCGAACGGTACCCTCAGCGTCGACGACAGCACCCTGACCACCGGCAAGCTGCTGGTCGTCGGCGATGCCGGCAACGGCACCCTGGAGATCAAGAATGGCGGCAAGGTCACCAGCCACGACAGCATCATCGCCAACGACCTGACCAGCCATGGCGACGTCAGCATCGACGGTCCCGACAGCCTGTGGAAGACCCTCGGCGATATGTTCGTGGGCTATGGCGGCGACGGCTCCCTGACGCTGACCAATGGCGCCGGGGTCGAGACCGGCGGCAGCACCGTGCTCGGCACCCTAAAGAACGCGAACGGCACCCTCAGCGTCGACGACAGCACCCTGTCCACCGGCAAGCTACTGATCGTCGGCGGTGCCGGTAACGGCTCCATGGAGATCAAGAATGGCGGCAAGGTCAGCAGCCATGACAGCATCGTCGCCAACGACCAGGACAGCCAGGGCGACGTCAGCGTCGATGGCACCGGCAGCCTGTGGAAGACCCTGGGCGACCTGTTCGTGGGCTACGGCGGCGACGGCTCGCTGAAACTGACCAATGGCGCCAAGGTCGAGACCGGCGGCAACACCGTGCTCGGCGCCCTCAAGAAATCGAAAGGCACCCTCAGCGTCGACAACAGCACCCTGTCCACCGACAAGCTGCTGGTCGTCGGCGCCGCCGGCGACGGGACCCTGGAAATCAAGAATGGCGGCAAGGTCACCAGCCACGACAGCATCATCGCCAACGACCAGGGCTCCAGCGGCAGCGCCAGCGTCAGCGGCGCGGGCAGCCTGTGGCAGGTTCTCGGCGGCATGACGCTGGGCCAGGGCGGCACCGCCAGCCTGCTCCTGACCGACCAGGGCACGCTCAACATCGGCGACGGCAAAGGTACGTTGCGCATCGCCGAGGACACCCAGTCCAGCGGCACGCTCTATGTGGGATCGGACAGCGACAACGCCGCCGATGCCAAGACCGCGGGGCACCTGCAAGCGCAGCGGATAATCTTCGGCAAGGGCCAGGGGCTGGTCCAGTTCAACCACAGCGACCGCGACTATCAGTTCGATGCCGGCTTCGAAGGCAAGGGCACGGTCAACCACATCGCCGGGCAGACCCAGTTCAACGGCGACTCCAGCCAGTTCACCGGCCGCCTGAACCTCAAGGGTGGCGATCTGTTGCTGAACAACAAACTGGCCGGCGAAATCCATGTCGAGCAGAACGCCAACCTGTATATCGGTGCCCACAACGGCACCGCGGGTGAAGTGCTCAGCGATATCGACAACAACGGTCGGGTAGCCTTCGATCGCAGCAACCAGTACCAGTACGACCATGTGATTTCCGGCACCGGCTCGGTGGAACAGCTCGGCACCGGCACCACCGTGCTCACCGGCGAGAACACCTACACCGGCGGCACGCGGATCAGCAACGGCACCCTGCAGTTGGGTGCCGGCGAGCATGGCGGCGACACCGGCTCGATCCTCGGCGACGTACAGATCGATGCCCCCGGCAGCCTGGTCTTCAACCGCGCCAACGGCTACCGCTTCGACGGCAGGCTGTCCGGCACCGGTTCTCTCTACAAGCGCGGCACCGGACGTACCGAACTGACCGCCGACAGCTCGACCTTTACCGGCAAGACCCAGGTCGAGAGCGGCATCCTGGCGGTCAACGGCAAACTCGGCGGCACCCTCGACGTGTATGACAGCGCGACCCTGGCGGGTAACGGCCAGGTCGGCGACGTCACCCTGCACCGCGGCGCCACCATCGCCCCCGGCAACTCGATCGGCACCCTCACCGTGGCCGGCGACCTGAACCAGCACAGCGGCTCGACCTTCCAGGCCGAACTGCTGAGCACCGGCGCCAACGACCGCTTGATCGTCAAGGGCCAGGCAAACCTCGAGGACGGCAGCATCATCGACGCCCACAAACTCGACAATGCCCGCTACCAGCTGGATCGGCGCTACTGGGTACTGTCGGCCGACCAGGGCCTGAACGGGCGCTACCAGTTGACCGGCGATACCGAGGTATCGACCTTCTACAACCTGGTGGACAACTACGACAGCCACAACGCCTATCTGGATGTGCAGCAGACGCGCCTGTTCCAGGAAGCGGCCTACACCCCGAACCAGTACGCCACGGCCACAGCCGCGCAAAGCCTGAAAGGCGCAGCGGTACCGGCCCTGACGCCGCCGGTCCACAACAAGCTGTTCGAGGCCATCGCCTACCTGCCCGACGACGAGCAGGCCCGCGACGCCTTCGACCAACTGTCCGGGGAGTTCCACGCCTCGGCGCGCACGGCGCTGATCCAGGACAGCCGCCTGGTGCGCGACGCCGCCAACAGCCGCCTGCGGGCAAGCGCTTCGAGCCAGGAAGCCAAGGCCGCGGACAACGGGCCAAGCACCTGGATCACCACCCTGGGCAACTGGAGCCAGATCAAGGGCGACACCAACGCCAGCAGACTGCGTAGCGACACCAAGGGCCTGCTGGCCGGGGTCGATACCGCCGTCGGCGACGACAGCCGTCTCGGGGTCATGGCCGGCTACAGCCGCAGCGAACTCAAGACCTCGTCCCGGGATTCGTCGAGCGACAACGACAACATCCACCTGGGGCTCTATGGCGGGACGGCGCTCGGCTCGATCGATGTGCGTGGCGGCATGGCGTACACCTGGAGCCGGATCGACGCCAAGCGTTCGGTGAACTTCGCCGGCTACGGCGACCACCTCAAGTCCAGCTACGACGCCAACACCCTGCAAGCCTTCGGCGAACTGGGACGACGCTTCCAGCTGAGCCCTGCGGTGCAGCTGGAACCCTTCGCCAACCTGGCCTATGTGCAGGTCAAGAGCGATGGCTTCAAGGAACGTGGCGGCCCCGCGGCCCTGCGGGCCAAGCGCGGTTCGGACGAGCAGACCAGCACCACCCTCGGCTTGCGCGCCAGCGCCGACAAGCAACTGGAGAACGGCAAGCAATTGACCGTCTTCGCCAGTGCCGGCTGGAAGCACGCCCTGGACAGCGACACGCCGTCCAACACCTATCGTTTCGACGGTAGCGACGCATTCCGCGTCGAGGGCGTGGCGTTGTCGCGCAACAGCGCGGTGATCGAGGCCGGCGTACAGGCCCGCATCACCCGCGAGCTGAGCCTGGGTGCCGGCTACAGCGGGCAGATCGGCGACGGCACCAAGCAACACGGTGTCTTGCTGAACGCCAGCTACCGCTTCTGA
- a CDS encoding DMT family transporter, with protein MRLVDTLRLLSLAAIWGASFLFMRIIAPVIGSIPTAFFRVSIAAGGLLAILALMRVSWNFQGKFKTVLLLGVINSGIPATMYSVAALVLPAGYSAIFNATTPLMGVLIGGLFFHEKLTPPKVAGVCLGLLGVGILTRAGPMAFDLELLLGALACLLATTCYGFAGFLARRWLDQAGGLDSRLSALGSMLGASLFLLPVFAYSALTQPPASWGGWNVWLSLLGLGLACTAFAYILYFRLLSSIGPVKSMTVTFMIPPFGVLWGALLLDEPLSMAHLYGGVLIAAALWLVLKPGPRPVPGAEPAKP; from the coding sequence GTGAGGCTTGTCGATACCCTGCGTTTGTTGTCCCTGGCCGCGATCTGGGGTGCAAGTTTTCTGTTCATGCGCATCATCGCCCCGGTCATCGGCAGCATTCCCACCGCGTTCTTTCGCGTATCCATCGCCGCTGGCGGCCTGCTGGCGATTCTCGCGCTGATGCGCGTCAGCTGGAATTTCCAGGGCAAGTTCAAGACCGTGCTGCTGCTCGGCGTGATCAACTCCGGCATCCCCGCCACCATGTATTCGGTGGCGGCGCTGGTACTGCCGGCCGGCTATTCGGCGATCTTCAATGCCACCACGCCCTTGATGGGGGTGCTGATCGGCGGGCTGTTCTTCCACGAGAAACTGACCCCGCCGAAAGTCGCCGGGGTCTGCCTGGGCCTGCTCGGCGTGGGCATCCTGACCCGCGCCGGGCCGATGGCGTTCGATCTGGAACTGTTGCTGGGTGCCCTGGCCTGCCTGCTCGCCACCACCTGCTACGGTTTCGCCGGCTTCCTCGCGCGGCGCTGGCTGGACCAGGCCGGCGGCCTCGACAGTCGCCTGTCGGCCCTGGGCAGCATGCTCGGCGCCAGCCTGTTCCTGTTGCCGGTCTTCGCCTACAGCGCCCTCACGCAACCGCCCGCCAGCTGGGGCGGCTGGAATGTCTGGCTGTCGCTGCTGGGCCTGGGGCTGGCCTGCACCGCCTTTGCCTACATCCTGTATTTCCGCCTGCTGAGTTCGATCGGCCCGGTCAAGTCCATGACGGTGACTTTCATGATCCCGCCGTTCGGCGTGTTGTGGGGGGCATTGCTGCTGGACGAACCGCTGTCCATGGCCCACCTGTATGGCGGCGTGCTGATCGCCGCGGCCTTGTGGCTGGTGCTCAAGCCCGGCCCGCGACCAGTGCCAGGCGCAGAACCGGCCAAACCTTGA
- the aceK gene encoding bifunctional isocitrate dehydrogenase kinase/phosphatase gives MPQKWPAADIARTILDGFDDYREHFRRITDGARARFEQAQWQEAQAASAARINLYEEKVGETVARLREAFDQDTLLDVTQWPLVKSAYISLIDLRFDDELSETWYNSAFCALFSHDLISDGCMFIHTTRPSLRRARAAQTRTYRPQGHLSTMLEQIFVDYRFSEAYADLPGDLRRLEAQLRENLPDWVCKDPELAVELFSSVLYRNKGAYLVGRIYTHDEQWPLVIPLLHREGQGIQIDALITDEADVSIIFSFTRSYFMVDVPVPAEFIGFLKRILPGKHIAELYTSIGFYKHGKSEFYRALINHLANTDDQFIMAPGVRGMVMSVFTLPGFNTVFKIIKDRFSPSKNVDRATVIEKYRLVKSVDRVGRMADTQEFADFRFPLGKFDPACLAELLEVAPSTVSVEGDTVLIRHCWTERRMTPLNLYLDNANEAQVREALEDYGLAIKQLAAANIFPGDMLLKNFGVTRHGRVVFYDYDEICFLTEANFRHIPAPRTPEDEMASEPWYSIGPLDVFPEEFPPFLFADAGQRKLFDQLHGELYNADYWKGLQDAIRAGKVIDVFPYRRKERDNE, from the coding sequence ATGCCGCAAAAATGGCCCGCCGCCGACATCGCCCGAACGATCCTCGATGGCTTCGATGATTACCGCGAACACTTTCGCCGGATCACCGACGGTGCCCGGGCCCGTTTCGAGCAGGCGCAGTGGCAGGAGGCGCAGGCTGCCTCGGCGGCGCGGATCAACCTGTACGAGGAAAAGGTCGGCGAAACCGTGGCGCGGCTGCGCGAGGCCTTCGATCAGGACACTCTGCTCGACGTCACTCAATGGCCCCTGGTGAAAAGCGCCTATATCAGCCTGATCGACCTGCGCTTCGACGACGAGCTGTCCGAGACCTGGTACAACTCGGCGTTCTGCGCCCTGTTCAGCCATGACCTGATCAGCGACGGCTGCATGTTCATCCACACCACGCGGCCGAGCCTGCGCCGGGCCCGCGCCGCGCAGACCCGCACCTACCGGCCGCAGGGCCACTTGTCGACGATGCTCGAACAGATCTTCGTCGACTACCGCTTCAGCGAGGCCTATGCCGATCTGCCCGGCGACCTGCGGCGCCTGGAAGCGCAACTGCGCGAGAACCTGCCGGACTGGGTGTGCAAGGATCCGGAGCTGGCGGTGGAGCTGTTTTCCTCGGTGCTCTACCGCAACAAGGGCGCCTACCTGGTGGGGCGCATCTACACCCACGACGAGCAGTGGCCGCTGGTGATCCCTTTGCTGCACCGCGAAGGGCAGGGCATCCAGATCGATGCGCTGATCACCGACGAAGCCGACGTGTCGATCATCTTTTCCTTCACCCGTTCCTACTTCATGGTCGACGTGCCGGTGCCGGCGGAATTCATCGGTTTCCTCAAGCGCATCCTGCCGGGCAAGCACATCGCCGAGCTGTATACCTCCATCGGCTTCTACAAGCACGGCAAGTCCGAGTTCTACCGGGCGCTGATCAACCACCTGGCCAATACCGACGACCAGTTCATCATGGCGCCGGGCGTGCGCGGCATGGTCATGAGCGTGTTCACCCTGCCGGGCTTCAACACCGTGTTCAAGATCATCAAGGACCGCTTCTCGCCGTCGAAAAACGTCGACCGCGCCACGGTGATCGAGAAGTACCGGCTGGTGAAAAGCGTCGACCGGGTCGGGCGCATGGCCGATACCCAGGAGTTCGCCGATTTCCGTTTTCCCCTGGGCAAGTTCGACCCGGCGTGCCTGGCGGAACTGCTGGAGGTCGCGCCGTCCACGGTGTCGGTGGAAGGCGACACGGTGCTGATCCGCCACTGCTGGACCGAGCGGCGCATGACCCCGCTCAACCTCTACCTGGACAACGCCAACGAAGCCCAGGTGCGCGAGGCGCTGGAAGACTACGGCCTGGCGATCAAGCAACTGGCCGCGGCCAATATCTTTCCCGGCGACATGCTGTTGAAGAACTTCGGCGTCACCCGCCATGGCCGGGTGGTGTTCTACGACTACGACGAGATCTGTTTCCTCACCGAGGCCAACTTCCGCCACATCCCGGCGCCCCGCACCCCGGAAGATGAAATGGCCTCCGAACCCTGGTATTCCATCGGCCCGCTGGACGTGTTCCCCGAGGAGTTCCCACCGTTCCTGTTCGCCGACGCCGGGCAGCGCAAGCTGTTCGACCAGCTGCACGGCGAGCTGTATAACGCCGACTACTGGAAAGGCCTGCAGGACGCCATTCGCGCCGGCAAGGTGATCGACGTCTTCCCGTACCGGCGCAAGGAACGGGATAACGAATAG